In Bradyrhizobium sp. WD16, the genomic stretch TTCGCCGCCGGCGAACAGCGTCTCGCGGATGACGGCGCCGGCGAGACCGGCCGAGCCGTCCGGCGGATCGATATTCAGTGCGGCCAGCAGCAGCGGCTGAACCAGCCGTTCATAGAGCACGCCGCGGCAGGCGATGGTGTCGCCGACACGCTTGTCGGTTCCGGCCCAGAGGAGCGGCGCCAACCCGAGATAGTCGACGACGCGCGTGTCGGGCACACGGTTCGCGGCGTCGAACACCCAGAACGGGATGCGGCCGTTGTTGAGACGCAGCAGCCAGGACTTGCCGCTGCGCAGATCCTTGAAATTGAATTCCGCCTTGTCCGGTCCGGCGAGCCCGTTCTCGGAGCCGATGGTGCGGGCATAGGCCAGCGCATGGCGATTGCCCGAAAGCAACAGGTGATTGCCGTTGTCGATGGTCAGCCCGGTCGCGCTGTCGAAATAGGAACGGCAGCGGCCGCCGACCTGCTGCGTTGCCTCGTGCACATGGACGGTGACGCCCGCCTCGGCGAGGCGGACGCCGGCGGAGAGGCCGGAAATGCCGGCGCCAATGATATGAACGGTTCGGGTCATCAGATGAATGCGTACTGCAGAATGATCAGGAGTTTGGTCAATTTGCCCAGCCGCACCGGTGCCCGCGGCGACGCAAAGCCCCGCGCGATCAGGCGGCCGAGAATGGCGCGATAGTAACGCGACATGATGCGGGGCGCCTTGACGAGACGGCGCGGATGCCGCGCCATCACCGCATCGGCATCCGCGAAATGTTTCAGCGCCTGCGCAACCAGCGGCGCGCAGGCTTTCGGCAGGTTGGGATCGGCGGCAACCGTCTCGGGATCGGTCGCGGTGATGCCGGCGGCGAGCAGCGCCTCGCGCGGCAGATAGAGGCGGCCGATCGAAGCATCCTCGTCGATGTCGCGCAGGATGTTGGAGAGCTGCAGCGCACGGCCGAGGTGATGGGCCAGCAGATCGCCGTCCGGCGCCGGAATGCCGAACACCCGCACCGACAGCCGGCCGACCGCGCTGGCGACGCGATCGCAATAAAGATCGAGCGTCGCGGCATCGGGAGCGCGGATCTCGGCGGGGATATCCATCTCCATGCCATCGATGATGGCGTGATAGTCCTCGCGACGCAGGCCGAAGGTCTTCACGACCGGCGCATAGGCGGCGACCCGCGCCGGCGGATGACCGGCATAGAGCGCATCGATGTCGACGCGCCATTGCGCCATGGCCGCGAGCCGCTCCGCACGCGGCCCATCGGAATCGGCGATGTCGTCGACCTGGCGGCAGAAACTGTAGATCTGGAACATGGCGTCGCGCTGCGCCGCCGGCAGGATGCGCATGGCGGCGTAGAACGAGCTTCCGGCCG encodes the following:
- the hpnD gene encoding presqualene diphosphate synthase HpnD, translating into MTVAGMSTTEQSVDAAGQAAGSSFYAAMRILPAAQRDAMFQIYSFCRQVDDIADSDGPRAERLAAMAQWRVDIDALYAGHPPARVAAYAPVVKTFGLRREDYHAIIDGMEMDIPAEIRAPDAATLDLYCDRVASAVGRLSVRVFGIPAPDGDLLAHHLGRALQLSNILRDIDEDASIGRLYLPREALLAAGITATDPETVAADPNLPKACAPLVAQALKHFADADAVMARHPRRLVKAPRIMSRYYRAILGRLIARGFASPRAPVRLGKLTKLLIILQYAFI